A stretch of the Thiocystis violascens DSM 198 genome encodes the following:
- a CDS encoding BolA family protein, whose translation MNRKQRIEEKLKAALSPILHLDLVDESYMHAVPAGAESHFKVLVVSETFENIPVIERHRQLNQLLADELQGGLHALTLHTWTPEEWYAKGGAPESPPCMGGSKAR comes from the coding sequence ATGAATCGAAAACAACGCATCGAAGAAAAACTCAAGGCTGCTCTGAGCCCCATCCTGCACCTGGATCTCGTCGACGAAAGCTACATGCATGCGGTCCCGGCGGGAGCGGAATCGCATTTCAAGGTGCTGGTGGTCAGCGAGACATTTGAAAACATCCCGGTGATCGAGCGCCATCGGCAACTGAATCAACTCCTTGCCGACGAGCTTCAAGGCGGACTGCATGCGCTCACGCTCCATACCTGGACGCCGGAGGAATGGTATGCGAAAGGTGGAGCCCCCGAATCGCCCCCCTGCATGGGGGGCTCGAAAGCGCGTTAG